The window TAAACcagtcagcaaaaaaaaaatccaacagggATACTTCCCAAGCAAGGAGTGGTGAGAACACTGAACTCATTACACGCAGTTGAAGAGAATGGTATGGACACGTTTAAAAGGAAACAAAGCGGAGGTAAAATTATTTGAAGTGGTAGAGTTAAATAAGAAAAGATGGGAGGAGGTTCCAGAGGGGCATAAATGCCAACATGAACTGctcgggccgaatggcctgtttttgtggTTATGTCGTAATAAAGTTGCAaatgggggcggcatggtggcacagcgccagggaacatgttcgattccagcctcgggcgactgtcttggtggagtttgcatattctgcctgcgtgggtttgctccggtttcctcccacagtcaggtcaggtgaattggccgtgctaaattacccatagtgttaggtgcatcagtcagagggaaatggggctgggtgagttactctgAACTAAAACTGCAAATGCAGCTTCGGCAAACGCCGAGCCCCAAATACTATTATCTCCTCTCCCAGAAATTCAAATGTAGACGTTGAGACTGTGGATAGGGGCTTCAATTGACTCACAGGTCAATTCTAGGTAGATTTTAGAAAATGGACCATTCTGTCTCCGTAGAGTAACAGCCATTGTGCTTGTACTACATGTAAAAGGTCCCTGATTTGAAACTATTACACCTCTACAGGCCGATGGATACCACAGGGGCTAGCTGGCAACATTACCCCTTGTTTACATTTCCCTTgaccttttgattttcttttacaatGCCCTAGCGGAGGATTTTGTTGATTTATTTATGGAATGTGGCCATCGTTGGCGGGAGCAGCATTTATAATCTATCTTTACTTCCCTCGAGGGCAGGTCGGAATCAGCCACATTGGtgtaggtaaggacagcagttagtTCCCTCCAGAACATCAGGGAACTAACGTTACTTGATAAGAGTAGAAAGTGTCCGGTACCATAGAATCCCTCTCCTTTCTCTATTGCGAGGACTGTACTGTCCAACCAAACACGTTGATCCTATCCCCTGAACAAAGACACGATAGGCCGAAAGGTCAACATTGGGAAATGGAGAACTTGACACCGCTTTAACCTAATACTGCTGGAGGAATACACCCTCAATTTTGGCCTCTTACACTGAGTGTAACAAATACTGTACTGCCAGTTCCAATAAAGCTTAAGTTTAAAACTACATTTAATTAAATTCTATCTTGAAAGACCATTTGCTGATTTTTACTGTAAACTACAAGGAAATTCAtgtaattatatatttaaaaaatacgTTAATTTCTGTCAAATCGAATACTTCTAATCATTGGTCTTTAAATAATAAACCTTCCATTATAGTTTTGGTGCGAACTGAGGAcgggttttgtttttaatgtttggTGCTGTTTGTGTTTAAACGGGTCCCTCATACGTGGCTTTTTCTTTTATTGAGGTTCAAATCGCAAAAGAAAGTCGGGAGATCAGAAAAGTTTGCGAACGAATTCACTTCCAAAAGCCGAGTCACACCGCAGGCTGCGAAGTTACTCACCCTCAATATTGTAGGTCAGTCCTGTCTGCTTTCCGGTTTTGATTCAGTAGCGTAAACATtcacatagagagagagataacaaGTAGATGACTGCAGAGCCGCTGGGTCCTGCCGCCTCTATGACCCCCAGACCCACTGTTTTCTGTAACCGCTGATCTCAGCACTTGTCACTTCCAGGcaagttcagttcaattcaactAACGAGCGGGGGGCTACCTATTGAGACTGACTGCAATCATATTTAAACGCATTGTTTAAAATGGTGAATTGATTTCAGAATTTCATACGGGCAATTGGGGGAGAcagtttcttttatttatccGTCTCCAGCAAGTACAGGAACCGCTCAAGGTTCCTAGATCAAACTGAAGTCATCTGTCAGAAAGTGTGACAACTCCTGCTATTATTCCAAGCCCTCTTCAGTATTCGGAATTGTTTTGAATTCCGCCGTTTCTAATAAGGTTGCAAAAATGCCATGAATGTTCCACAACTGCATCGCGCAGACCGTTCTTGTTAATTctgattcactttaaaatagagagagaaaaaaagagttgCATTttgtcctgcaatttcttctctcgcctAGTGTCCTGGAAGTTTCAAAAGATTTGCAAAACTTTTGCATTTAAGATGCACTCTTAACAAATATTCGCCTACCTTACATCAGAAAGCTGCctgtaaaataacaaaaaaaaaacccaatattTACTTACTGGATGAATTACCTCAGCTGTGAGATTCGCTCTCCTATTATTAACCCCTAATAATTGTCTGTGAGACTCGCCTCAATCAGCCTGCCTCCTCATTCAGACCATTAGATGCTGATAACGATACTTAGCGAGAGATCTGAAGAACTTGCTGGGCTCTAATTTGTAATTCACTACaccgcacccccctccccccccccccccccccagcaaaaAAGGCCTTGCTCGTCTgtttaaagcttttttttctgaaagttgGGGAGTTCATGTTTACTTTGCATCTCCCCGAGTATATATTTTATTTACTTCTGAAAGTAGTTTGCAAGTCAGGTTCCCTAAAAGAATAAAAGCAATGTCATTTATATATTTCGTTTAAATTCATATTTTTGGACACAAGCAGACTTTTCTTTTAAGTAATGCAAGGTATTTTCTGTAACAATTAACTGAGAAGTGAAGTTCTTTCTTAAAGTGAAACCCGAGTAACTCTTGTACGAGAAAAGCGGGACGGTTCATTCCATAAAGTGCAAGCTTTATattgatgcattttaaaaaatatataatcttTGTCTTTACGCCGACTCCGAACAAGAAAGTGCTTTATGGTGGAACTTAATAATCAATCTTAACTTCCATTTTTGTCTTATTTCTACAAATGTTACTTTATATATTCTCACACACCTAGAGATTCGCGCACAGAGACACAGATATCTAGTAATTGATCATTTACAATGTTGTTACCAGTAGCGTGTACCATTTCCTCGCAATGTTTAATTGGAAATCAATCGACgctcagattttttttgttagcaGTTGCAATAACTTTTGAGAAGGGGAACGACGCCCCGTTCCTTAAAGACAAGGGGCGAATCGCTGGACAAGCTGAAATAGTAAAGTTTATTTCGTATTCGTGTCTTTTTTTTACCGCTAGCATAAGTTGGACGCTGTATTTCCCATATCGGAGTGCGGATACTCAGCGTGATCTAATTTACAGTTCAAACATTTTCAATGTGCCTAACTTGCAGAGAGAATGTGCACTCCACACTAAGCTCGCgttttcttcagctgctgtcagTCACAGGCTTCAGATCGCTGGAAATATTAGGTCAATTTCAATAAACCAAAAGTATAAACAATTGTTACAATAATccaattgaaatggagaaaggaagCCGAGAATGTACCGCAAGGCTATACACATCCTCCGAGAAACCTTTGCTTGTCCGCATGTATTCGAGTttcatgaaagaaaatatttttacacATGGAACCAGTTACACAGCAGtcagctgtgtttctgttccGTTCAATCTCCTTGTTATTACTGCCCCGtcttattttttaaactttaccTTGCTGGACAGCGTGTGTTAAATTCACCAGTAAAAACACAAGGTAGAATGTTTTTAAACTGTAAAAACAATGAAATATTATAACGGCTATGAGGTGAATCAATGGCAAGCTATAAACGTTTCAATACCGAGCAATCGAATCCTGGGGGCTAATTCCATTTATATTTGAGTTTTGTGCAAAAATACCTCCCCAACTCACATGTAGTTGGTCTATATATTAATAATGCGTCATACCATATAATCACGTTACACAGAACTACAAATGGTTGCAGTAATCAAGAATCCTGTCACTTTAATAGGAGATTTTATCTAAAATAATAAAATCGATCAATTAGTAACCgtcagcctttttttaaaaaaaactttcttcttgaactgcttgcaTTTTTTGTTAGAGATTTCGTTTCACTTTTTAAAGTATTGTTTATGGCGCAGTTCAACGCCAGCAGCAAGCAATTGCCTGTGTGTTAACGAGTAATGTGCTTAGTGTAATAGTCATTCAGATAGCATTCTCCCTCCGTCACTCAGCGACCCTTCGGTTTCCCATCGCCATGTTGCCCCTGTGTGCGAGTGGGTGAGGTGTTGGAGTGGAGAATAGCAGAAGGAGAATAGACTGGCGGGCCCTGACCAACTGCTTGATCCCTTCTTATTAACCTGCAAATTCCAGTTACGATAGTTCCACCCATTAGAACTACCGAACACATCCAAATATCAAGTCCAGGGCACAGAGAAATCTCACCAACAATTGCAGAGTGTCGATTCTCTTGCATCGCGTGCGAAATTAGACAATATTTTGGCTCAAcgatatttatttttttaaaaaagcaaacgaGTCTACCGAGTGCTATTTTAATGGATGCAGAGAAATAAGTTACAAGTTATGTTCTGAAATTGATGGGACAATGGAAAACGATTAAATCGACCGATCGTAGCATAAACTGCTCAAATTCCCAACCGGCAGGATCCCggaggggagggaaggggaatCAGGCCACACTGGTCGGTCGGTTCGTCTCTCACGATAGCCCCCGGGGGTCCGGTAGAGCCTGGGAGTGTGTACCAGCAGCGCTGAGGCCCGCATTGAGCGCACAGagctcggtgtgtgtgtgtgtggggggggggggggcaaagggTTGAGGGTGGGAGGGTTGTGGATGTATTCCTGATCTTGGCTCCGCAGGAGAGCCCTGGTTACAGCCGAGAGGGGGACTGCGCCACCCCGATGTTAAACAGCCCAGGGTGCGCGGAGGGCCGTCCTGAACTCTCCCCCCCATCTCTCAAACtctgactgagagagagagagcagcttcggagtgcacagcaagatcccgccGCCCGCAGCAGAGAGGACCAGTTGGGAATGCGGGAGTGCATTCCCAAAGGCTGGAATCACAGCGGATCGGAAACAGATGGCTTTCGGGTGCCGAGTGTACATCTCCCAGCCTCTGGTTTCAGATTTACTGCAGAGGCGCTGGgacttttttgtttttaaatcaagtGATCTCAAGACTGGGAACACATTCTCCCGGACAGAGATGGCAGACCCCGGTTAGATATGTCAGTCACCTCTCAGATTCGTAAGGAGCTACACAAAGACATAGAAACACTGTGTAACTGATGTCTCTGCACAGTGACGGTTACGAATTGAAAGGGAGACAGCTTCGGTGGAGGTTTCTGTCCAGTGAAAGCGTGAGAAAAAAATTGGGTCCCCTTTTAAATCTGATCCATCCACTTGTATGTACGTTTCCATACACTTCTACACGTACACGTCTCTATGCATCCATCTCCAGTGTACACATAGAGAGAGCAATAACTGCGTTTGCCTGCTTATTTGGTCATTTCCCTTTGAAGATGGGTTATTTTCCAAGGCTGGTCTTGTCACAGGACGTGGCGGTGATCAGTGCATGCCCACAGTTTTATACAGTTCCCCAGGTAGACAGGTATGACTGCTAACAAttaaacccccacccccacccctcccccctcgcAGTCAGTGCTAGGAAAGAGAGCGCTTCCTTCAGGATAATTAGAGCAGCTTCGCTCGCTCTTGGCTCCCCTGGTGTGTTGCTATTGGCTTGACTTTAACAGGCGCTGAGCTCCACACTTGGCACTGCAGGGGAGACCCTGGAGGAGCGAGAGGTTCCCTTGCCCAGGAGTGATGCAGAGAGCGCGGCATCCAGTCCAGCCCTTGCACTAACTGGGATGGGACTCACTCTGGGACTCAGGCTCCATCTCCTCCTCACTCCGCCGGCCGGCCTCGGCCGCGCTGTTGCGAGCGGATCCCCTCGCCGATGGTGACGGCCCGATGGCTCTGAGCTCTCGGGCGCACGCTTTCTCGGTGGAATCTCTGGTGGGGAACTCTCTGAAGAGGAAACTTGAAGACGGCGAGGATGGGAAGGCGAGGGAGCGGCCCGGCGGCACGCTGAAACAAGCCCAGAGCTCCAAGCAGAGAGAAGAGCAGCGAGCAGGTCGGTCACCCTTGTGTGAGAGCCATTGAATAATAATCCCGCCCAACCCTCAGTACCATCTCAGTGCCGTGCTGGGAGTCTTGCAAACGGACTGCCGATCCAAATGAGCAGGGTTGGGTATATTATTGTCCCTTCTGTGGCTCACCCCCGGTTTGTAACTGCTTTCCCACCTTTTCGATTCATGCCTTTTCTTTTTCCCTTATTAACTTCAACGTTTCTCTGCTCCCATCAGTTTTGGAATTTAACTTTAATAGATTATTTTCAATTCGGCAGATTTTAATTCGCGCTATCCAATCTAGACACGagtttccactttcaaggaggtgaAACTGCAGGTTTTGAAACGAACGCAGTAAGATCCCTCGGCGTTGGACAGTTGTTCTGGATTCACACTTGTGTCAGTCCCGAGGTTGGAAACACCGTTGTCTCTCAGAACCAGAGAGCAAGTTTTATGTTGTATATCCACTGAAGTTATTCGTTCTAGGTGAAAGTTCACCCACGTTGACACTGGATGAGACGCAGGGCTGGATAATCTTCATTTTGGGCGGGGGTGGAATTTAAGGTTAATCTATGGAAGCCCTGGATGTGGATTACTGAAGGGTTTGTTGATGGCAACATGGCTGTTTggtattttgttttgcatgtgatGGACCAGGGGAGGCGAGCAAGACCCGGAGTGGTCCCGGACCCACTTCCCCCGGAGGGGACTCCGAGGGTCTTCACCTGGAACTGCAGGGCTCCGAGCTTTGGAAACGATTTCATGAGATTGGGACAGAAATGATCATTACTAAAGCGGgcaggtgaggagagagagagagcctgaatcatagagtcatggagatgtacggcacggaaaaaTGTCTTTGCGTGatagggagagggagaggttTCAGTTCACACAGTCTCAGTACATGTGGACAGCATTTATACTGTCTGAAACTGTCCGGCCCTAGCTAATGGCAATTGTGGGTTAGTAACCGGACGCTCAGATTAATGTCCTGGGGATGTCGAATCGTAGAATCTGTACTGTATGGAATCCGGCCATTCGGTTTATCtagttcacaccgaccttcctaagagtatcccaccctgacccaacctcccaaccctaaccctgtaaccctgcatttcccagcctgcacatgcctggccGCTCTGAACAACgcagcatggccagtccacccaagcCGCACATCGCTCGCGAGGAATTAAGAGTCTTGGTGGAACCTGGGGTCGAACAGCTAGAACGGAAATGGGCAACTCTGTCGGGGCCATCGCCTTTATCAGTCTGGCCGGGAGTCACAAAACGACGCTCCGCGTTTCTCAATCAAATACCGAGCTCACTCAGATGAACTCCTCAATTAACCGATTGAGACCAACCGGGAAAGGGGGttaggggagggggggggggggggcatgaagTCCCGCCTGACTCCTTCTGTGTTTGATAAACCAGGCCGGTTGGAAAAAGTCTGCGGAGTGGAGTCACTCCCGGCGAACGATTATAAATCCACAGAATCTAGATTCTCGtttcattgcatttttaaaaggggCGGCGGGTCCTAAGAAGCTGAATTAACGCGGTCGTTCTGAACTCCCTCGGTCCCCTGTGAAGACGGTTCGGGAGCACAGGGGAAATAAAACTGCCGTCTAACGGTGCTGCTTTGTCCTTTAGGCGCATGTTTCCCGCCGTCCGGGTGAAAATCAAAGGCCTTGAGCCGGCCAAGCAATATTACATTGCCATGGATATCATCCCCGTGGATTCGAAGAGATACAGGTACAGCAGCACAGAAATCCATTAGCGACCCTTTGAGAGTGAAATGCTTGAGGGATTTCTAACTCCGATGCCCGTTAAATCAGAACACAGGTCTTCCCTGTACATGCGGTCATATATtttactgggaaaaaaaaactcaggtcaTTCGTGAACTGAACTCATTTTTTCGTGAATTTCGTGAACTGAAATTCAACCGGAATTTTACCCAGCCAGTATGCAACGTTTTTTGCTTGAGGGGGGAGtggctttttatttgttttttttaaagaaaggcttTAACTGAAACAGCGACAGGATTGGACATCTCGAAAGTGAGCTTTGCCGCCTTGTTGAGCGCCAGGCGCTAGCTAAATGCAACAGAACCGGGAAAATAATTCTGGAGATCTGATTtattgcaaacaaaataaaaacagaaaatgctaccGTACGTTGACAGTGTCTGtaaattcagagagagagagttaacgtttcagacgAAATATAGCTGAGCGGAACTGAAGGATCGCTACAATTCAGAGCGAGACATTCAGAGAGTGGtctctacaaagttaaaaatcacacagcaccggGTTATAGCCCAacttgtttatttggaagcactagctttcggaggttgacctgatgaaggagcagcgctccgaaagctagtgcttccaaataaacctgttggactataacctggtgttgtgcgatttttaaccttgtccaccccagtccaacaccggcgtctccacaTCATCGTTTGTAAATACAGCGAGAGCCAGCGCTGTTTCTTAGTGTGAGACCCGTCTCCCTTAATAACAACGAAATGGGTCCACCCACATTCGGGGTAACTTCCCTTCAGAGTTTCTCACTTCGGTCGGCTGCTTAGGGCATTGCTGGAGCCGTTACCTCGCTGCTAACTGCTGCAGGAGATTTGTTCCCGGGTCCCACAGTGAGGTAGCCATCTCAGGTATGGAGATACGCTACGTTACTGCAGAGACTGTACACCTTGCAGCCGACAAGGTCAAAGGGGGATTTGATAATGTTCAAAACGATTTGACGAAGTGAACACAgaaaactcccccccccccccccccaggtcacAGCAGGGTCAGAATACTTAATGTTGACCAGGAGGGCTATCATTATGTACACAGCGAGTTGTTCTGATTGGGAGTATAGAGGTAGGATAGGTGTTAATTCTCAATTCAGTCATGCTGTCTAAAACTGAAAGAGATAAGTAATCGGAGAGAACTACGACAGCACTATCGGGGATGGGCAGGCGAGGGGCTTTATTAACAGCTATTTCAAAGATTAGACACAGGcgcgatgggccgaatgtccttcTTCAGTGTTGCATTATCCTTTTATCCTTACACTCCTTAATATTTGCTGCTGGCTGCCGGATTATCCCACACCCCGCCCTTGCCACTCTCCGTGGACAGTCACTGTTTGTGTGGTGTCCTGCAGGTACGTCTATCACAGTTCACAGTGGATGGTGGCCGGAAACACCGAACAGTCTCCGTTAACCCCCCGCCTCTATATGCACCCCGACTCGCCAGCTTCCGGGGAGTCCTGGATGAAACAGATCGTCAGTTTCGATCGGGTgaaacttactaacaatgacaTGGACGAGAAGGGGCATGTAAGTAATCAGTATTAAAATCTCATGTAATTCATTCATGTCCCTAAAACAGTAACATTTCACAACCTCAAATTCCTCAAGTATTGTATGTGGTCAAACTATTGATGAAAGTGTCTATATGTGACGATGTGTGTTTTTGTGACAGTATGAGGTATGATACTATGTTAATGTTGCAGTGTTAATGTGTATGTTGTGACAGTGTGGGTGTGAATGCTTATGCGTGTCAGAGTGCAATTCCCTATGTGCGTTTGTGATAGTGCGGCTGGGAACGTATACTGTGAGTGATGGTTTACATCTGTGACTATATGTGTATGTAAATGTGTTTCTTTTGTGCGATTGTAATGAGTGTGTGCATTGACGGTGTTTCTATGAACTGTCAGTGTAGTTTAAGTGACAGTgtaggtatagaacatagaacaatacagcgcagaacaggcccttcggccctcgatgttgcgccgacctgtgaactattctcagctcgtccccctacactatcccaaaatcatccatgtgcttatccaaggattgtttaaaactcCCTATGTGAGACAGTATTGTGATAGTCGATGTTGTGTTTGTACAATGTGATATTGCGTCAATGTGTGCGCTGTGACTGCGTGTGCCTGGACACTTGAACCGATGAACGAGGGCCGTCcggcccattgaacctgctctgctacGCAACAAGGTTATGGCGGATCTAATTGTAGCCTTTACTTCACCGCCAACTGTCAGTGCCTTTTGACTCCCTTGTTGGATAAGAATTTATCaaactctgcattaaaaagaCTCAATGACTGCATGTGACAGTGTGTTTGCATT of the Chiloscyllium plagiosum isolate BGI_BamShark_2017 unplaced genomic scaffold, ASM401019v2 scaf_8746, whole genome shotgun sequence genome contains:
- the LOC122546751 gene encoding T-box transcription factor TBX22-like, giving the protein MALSSRAHAFSVESLVGNSLKRKLEDGEDGKARERPGGTLKQAQSSKQREEQRAGEASKTRSGPGPTSPGGDSEGLHLELQGSELWKRFHEIGTEMIITKAGRRMFPAVRVKIKGLEPAKQYYIAMDIIPVDSKRYRYVYHSSQWMVAGNTEQSPLTPRLYMHPDSPASGESWMKQIVSFDRVKLTNNDMDEKGH